The following are encoded together in the Phyllopteryx taeniolatus isolate TA_2022b chromosome 21, UOR_Ptae_1.2, whole genome shotgun sequence genome:
- the glmp gene encoding glycosylated lysosomal membrane protein has product MAASRTPCDALLFLLFSSILWMCAEFSRNLSVELNPGSSAPPPGGDLVHVRAVGDDDTLHFLFCSQGAPALLLVHTDVTSSDVSVDWPLFLSRNTSGGLRVEPASSIVSSTALVFSRLLEYDDVNNTAEAPFDLFPPYQLHDVTWSRMELSGAAARLCGAVARGSICLHMWVFAGEGRDESWPRLLHTANSSQVTVRLDGLAARSQRSRFLLELQTLGGAYPLDAVRVRRSIDDEFTPSIFKVSEWTSGANESSEDGGAFVLWKQVAYRRSPPALEDASPCRHSDPRRRSGRALAEVSGLVRAFFADEEERAFGLNVSFGLAGEPFYNATKFLSWTALVGVGLAPADAFSPLVAAIVAVGLGAPLVLLLTGGVYACLRKRSAASASGYEPIN; this is encoded by the exons ATGGCGGCCTCGAGGACTCCGTGCGACGCTTTGCTCTTTTTGCTCTTTTCGAGCATTTTGTGGATGTGTGCGGAGTTCTCCAGAAAC CTGTCGGTGGAGTTGAACCCGGGCTCGTCGGCCCCGCCTCCAGGTGGCGACCTCGTGCACGTGAGAGCCGTGGGAGACGACGACACGCTGCACTTCCTCTTCTGCAGTCAGGGGGCGCCCGCGCTCCTGCTGGTCCACACCGACGTCACTTCCTCGGACGTCTCG GTCGACTGGCCGCTCTTCTTGAGCCGCAACACCAGCGGCGGCCTGCGGGTGGAGCCGGCGAGCAGCATCGTGTCCAGCACGGCCCTCGTCTTCAGCCGG CTGTTGGAATACGACGACGTCAACAACACAGCGGAAGCGCCCTTTGACCTTTTCCCGCCATACCAGCTGCACGATGTCACGTGGTCTCGTATGGAACTTTCGGGGGCGGCGGCCCGACTGTGCGGCGCTGTGGCCCGAGGGTCCATTTGTCTGCAC ATGTGGGTGTTTGCGGGGGAGGGGCGTGATGAGAGCTGGCCCCGCCTCCTCCACACGGCGAACTCCTCCCAGGTGACCGTGCGGCTCGACGGCCTGGCGGCGAGGTCGCAGAGGTCGCGTTTCCTGTTGGAGCTGCAGACGCTGGGCGGAGCCTACCCCCTCGACGCCGTTCGGGTTCGGCGCTCCATCGACGACGAGTTCACGCCGTCCATCTTTAAG GTGTCCGAGTGGACGTCCGGAGCGAACGAGAGTTCGGAAGACGGGGGCGCTTTCGTCCTTTGGAAGCAGGTCGCGTATCGGCGTTCGCCGCCGGCGCTGGAGGACGCGTCGCCGTGCCGCCACTCGGACCCGCGGCGGCGGAGCGGCCGGGCGCTGGCGGAGGTCAGCGGCCTCGTGCGAGCCTTCTTCGCCGACGAGGAGGAGCGGGCCTTCGGACTCAACGTGAGCTTCGGCCTGGCGGGGGAACCGTTCTACAACGCCACCAAGTTCCTCAGCTG GACCGCCCTGGTCGGCGTCGGCCTCGCCCCCGCCGACGCCTTCTCCCCGCTGGTGGCCGCCATCGTGGCGGTCGGTCTCGGCGCGCCGCTCGTTCTCCTGCTGACGGGCGGAGTCTACGCGTGCCTGCGGAAGAGGTCGGCGGCCTCGGCGAGCGGCTACGAGCCGATTAACTGA
- the jtb gene encoding protein JTB isoform X1 codes for MFAGGRVQPAYGGRPAGRPHVGSRARDAAWTTRVFGRAWQVTGETGVPRQSVTGRHRDDIRSGVSTGHRDDIQSSVTSGHRDGFHRLPGLCRRLRRRRLSYLHGVRSANDGELVLARPAGVLSASRPHPPRPLLGSRGLQSVWSRPASRRQTCSGRRGRRRPLLAAGGVCGDRRVLSVRRLPDEDAAGVRPDGLRGEGQLHQVQPRRVQELPLGRHGGTPLLEIRGGRVVRDGVVGRLGGPASAPAGPSRLGESPPTDRVHLAASSSYSQIELPTLNVSKRTTCHRVRMRIASQNTDCAASQQTLVIWLRQNHRIDDLGLLQRPSWSV; via the exons ATGTTTGCGGGAGGCCGAGTGCAGCCCGCCTACGGAGGtaggccggccggccggccgcaCGTTGGCTCGAGGGCTCGTGACGCAGCGTGGACGACACGCGTGTTTGGTCGGGCGTGGCAGGTCACCGGCGAGACGGGGGTGCCGAGGCAGAGCGTCACCGGGCGTCACCGTGACGACATACGTTCGGGCGTGTCGACAGGTCACCGTGACGACATCCAATCGAGTGTCACATCAGGTCACCGTGACGGCTTCCACCGACTGCCTGGACTTTGCCGCCGCCTGAGGAGGCGTCGCCTCAGCTACCTG CATGGCGTGCGCAGCGCAAATGATGGAGAGCTCGTGCTGGCGCGTCCCGCTGGCGTGCTGTCGGCCTCGCGTCCTCATCCTCCACGCCCTCTTCTGGGGAGTCGTGGCCTTCAG AGTGTTTGGAGCCGCCCTGCTAGCAGAAGACAAACTTGCAG CGGTCGCCGAGGTCGCCGTCGCCCCCTGCTGGCTGCTGGAGGAGTTTGTGGTGACCGCCGAGTGCTCTCAGTGCGACGCCTTCCAGACG AAGACGCGGCCGGCGTGCGGCCAGACGGGCTACGTGGAGAAGGTCAACTGCACCAAGTCCAACCGAGACGAGTACAAGAG CTGCCGCTCGGCCGTCACGGAGGAACGCCTCTTCTGGAAATTCGAGGGGGTCGTGTTGTCCGTGACGGCGTTGTCGGCCGTCTCGGTGGTCCTGCGTCAGCGCCGGCTGGACCGTCTCGCCTCGGAGAAAGTCCGCCGACAGATCGAGTCCATCTAGCGGCGTCCTCGTCCTACTCTCAAATCGAACTTCCAACGCTAAATGTTTCAAAGAGGACGACGTGTCATCGCGTCCGCATGAGGATTGCGAGCCAAAACACCGATTGCGCCGCAAGTCAACAAACTCTTGTCATTTGGCTGAGACAGAACCACAGAATTGATGATTTGGGTCTTCTCCAGCGCCCGAGTTGGAGTGTGTGA
- the jtb gene encoding protein JTB isoform X3: MACAAQMMESSCWRVPLACCRPRVLILHALFWGVVAFRVFGAALLAEDKLAAVAEVAVAPCWLLEEFVVTAECSQCDAFQTKTRPACGQTGYVEKVNCTKSNRDEYKSCRSAVTEERLFWKFEGVVLSVTALSAVSVVLRQRRLDRLASEKVRRQIESI, encoded by the exons ATGGCGTGCGCAGCGCAAATGATGGAGAGCTCGTGCTGGCGCGTCCCGCTGGCGTGCTGTCGGCCTCGCGTCCTCATCCTCCACGCCCTCTTCTGGGGAGTCGTGGCCTTCAG AGTGTTTGGAGCCGCCCTGCTAGCAGAAGACAAACTTGCAG CGGTCGCCGAGGTCGCCGTCGCCCCCTGCTGGCTGCTGGAGGAGTTTGTGGTGACCGCCGAGTGCTCTCAGTGCGACGCCTTCCAGACG AAGACGCGGCCGGCGTGCGGCCAGACGGGCTACGTGGAGAAGGTCAACTGCACCAAGTCCAACCGAGACGAGTACAAGAG CTGCCGCTCGGCCGTCACGGAGGAACGCCTCTTCTGGAAATTCGAGGGGGTCGTGTTGTCCGTGACGGCGTTGTCGGCCGTCTCGGTGGTCCTGCGTCAGCGCCGGCTGGACCGTCTCGCCTCGGAGAAAGTCCGCCGACAGATCGAGTCCATCTAG
- the jtb gene encoding protein JTB isoform X4 codes for MACAAQMMESSCWRVPLACCRPRVLILHALFWGVVAFRVFGAALLAEDKLAAVAEVAVAPCWLLEEFVVTAECSQCDAFQTTRPACGQTGYVEKVNCTKSNRDEYKSCRSAVTEERLFWKFEGVVLSVTALSAVSVVLRQRRLDRLASEKVRRQIESI; via the exons ATGGCGTGCGCAGCGCAAATGATGGAGAGCTCGTGCTGGCGCGTCCCGCTGGCGTGCTGTCGGCCTCGCGTCCTCATCCTCCACGCCCTCTTCTGGGGAGTCGTGGCCTTCAG AGTGTTTGGAGCCGCCCTGCTAGCAGAAGACAAACTTGCAG CGGTCGCCGAGGTCGCCGTCGCCCCCTGCTGGCTGCTGGAGGAGTTTGTGGTGACCGCCGAGTGCTCTCAGTGCGACGCCTTCCAGACG ACGCGGCCGGCGTGCGGCCAGACGGGCTACGTGGAGAAGGTCAACTGCACCAAGTCCAACCGAGACGAGTACAAGAG CTGCCGCTCGGCCGTCACGGAGGAACGCCTCTTCTGGAAATTCGAGGGGGTCGTGTTGTCCGTGACGGCGTTGTCGGCCGTCTCGGTGGTCCTGCGTCAGCGCCGGCTGGACCGTCTCGCCTCGGAGAAAGTCCGCCGACAGATCGAGTCCATCTAG
- the jtb gene encoding protein JTB isoform X2 — MKTGACVLFALLLARACLREAECSPPTEVTGETGVPRQSVTGRHRDDIRSGVSTGHRDDIQSSVTSGHRDGFHRLPGLCRRLRRRRLSYLHGVRSANDGELVLARPAGVLSASRPHPPRPLLGSRGLQSVWSRPASRRQTCSGRRGRRRPLLAAGGVCGDRRVLSVRRLPDEDAAGVRPDGLRGEGQLHQVQPRRVQELPLGRHGGTPLLEIRGGRVVRDGVVGRLGGPASAPAGPSRLGESPPTDRVHLAASSSYSQIELPTLNVSKRTTCHRVRMRIASQNTDCAASQQTLVIWLRQNHRIDDLGLLQRPSWSV; from the exons ATGAAGACGGGCGCTTGCGTGCTGTTTGCGCTCCTGCTGGCTCGGGCATGTTTGCGGGAGGCCGAGTGCAGCCCGCCTACGGAG GTCACCGGCGAGACGGGGGTGCCGAGGCAGAGCGTCACCGGGCGTCACCGTGACGACATACGTTCGGGCGTGTCGACAGGTCACCGTGACGACATCCAATCGAGTGTCACATCAGGTCACCGTGACGGCTTCCACCGACTGCCTGGACTTTGCCGCCGCCTGAGGAGGCGTCGCCTCAGCTACCTG CATGGCGTGCGCAGCGCAAATGATGGAGAGCTCGTGCTGGCGCGTCCCGCTGGCGTGCTGTCGGCCTCGCGTCCTCATCCTCCACGCCCTCTTCTGGGGAGTCGTGGCCTTCAG AGTGTTTGGAGCCGCCCTGCTAGCAGAAGACAAACTTGCAG CGGTCGCCGAGGTCGCCGTCGCCCCCTGCTGGCTGCTGGAGGAGTTTGTGGTGACCGCCGAGTGCTCTCAGTGCGACGCCTTCCAGACG AAGACGCGGCCGGCGTGCGGCCAGACGGGCTACGTGGAGAAGGTCAACTGCACCAAGTCCAACCGAGACGAGTACAAGAG CTGCCGCTCGGCCGTCACGGAGGAACGCCTCTTCTGGAAATTCGAGGGGGTCGTGTTGTCCGTGACGGCGTTGTCGGCCGTCTCGGTGGTCCTGCGTCAGCGCCGGCTGGACCGTCTCGCCTCGGAGAAAGTCCGCCGACAGATCGAGTCCATCTAGCGGCGTCCTCGTCCTACTCTCAAATCGAACTTCCAACGCTAAATGTTTCAAAGAGGACGACGTGTCATCGCGTCCGCATGAGGATTGCGAGCCAAAACACCGATTGCGCCGCAAGTCAACAAACTCTTGTCATTTGGCTGAGACAGAACCACAGAATTGATGATTTGGGTCTTCTCCAGCGCCCGAGTTGGAGTGTGTGA